The DNA region AATCGCCCGTCTTATAAAAGACGTCACGATGTAACCTTAATCAGATGAGCACGTGCCTCTCGTGTGAAACGATTGACTGAAAACCGCTCTAACGTTTCATCGTCAACACCGGTATTTGTCTCAAGATCAACCTTGGGAAGAATCTTCTCGAACTCTTCTTCTTGTGCAATCGTAAGGTGGGGATGGTTAATGGACGGGAGGATCCCGACTGGTGTGGCAAGAACAGGGGTGTTGAGCGATAAAGCTTCAAAGACAACAGCTCCATAGGATTCCATCTTTGAGGGAAGAAGAAGAAGATCAGAACCGTGAATGGCTCTAAGTGTTTGCTTATGCGGAAGTTGGCCAGCTAAAAATACTCGTTCATCAAGTGATTTTTGGTGAATCGAATCTTCCACGGCATCACGTTGTGGTCCGTGTCCAATTAGGAGTAGAGAATAATCTTCTGGGAGGTTCGAAAGTAGATCGACTGCCTTGATTGGATTCTTGAGCGTAGTTAACCGACCAACGAAAATAAGCCATACTGTGTCCTCCGTCTCATTCTCTGGTGGCAATTTGACTGTATCTTCTTGGGTAATCGCGGTATTGACCTCTTCTGGATCAACAATCCCTTCTAATCTTGCAATAGGTACGCCTGATAAACGACTAATTTCCTTCTCAATTGAAGGTGTTCGACATAATGCTCTATCACCCATAAAGAATCGGAAGTTCATGCGTTCTAAAAGCACTAATGGGTCAGTTAGACTAACATTATCGTGGATACTTGGCGAATAGCCGACAAACGTTACGAGTGGAACTCCAAATAATACCCGAAGTACTGCTGCAAGAGGGTGGAAGAGGTGGTTCGTTGAGTAAATCACATCGAATTCACGATTCCACATCAGTCGGATAAGATAAGGGAAGACAAGGAATACAAAGAGAATCCGTCGCAGCTGCCCATAAAGTGAATTCGGTTGCGTATTTTCGGGTGAACCGGGGAAGGGTCGTCTGATGTCAACATTACTGGCGGCCTCTCTACTTTTCGTTCCGGCTATTCGAGTCGTAACAACAGTCACATTGTCTCCACAGTCAGTGAGATGTTTCGCAACGTTCCAATCGATAAAGGCGCCCCCCGATTTTTTGGGATAGAAATCCTCTGCTAGCAATAATACACTGATATTCTTCTCTGGATCTTGGTTACTCATATCTGTATCTCACGTGGCCTCTATTAGAAGCGCTTCAGTTTGATCTACCGTTGAATCCCACGAGAATTGCTTTGCAGTTCGCTCATTCACTGATCGAATTGATTCGAGTTTGTCCCTATCTTCTAACAGACGCTGCACCATATTTGTAAACGTATCCTGATCATTTGAGTTAAGGAGGTGTCCGTTAGTCCCATCCTGGAAGAAGTCCTCATAGACCGGTAACGACCTTGCAACGACTGGGAGACCAGCTGCCATCGCTTCTAAGAGGACCAGGCCAAACCCCTCCTGGCGGGAAGCAAACACAAAAATGTCGGATGTATTCAACAGTTCTCTCTTCCGTTCATGGGACACAAAACCGTGGAACGTTACGGAATTCTGAATCTCTAAGTCGTGTGTTGTTCTCATGAGGCTATCCATTGCGGGTCCTTTGCCAACGATGTGAAGATGTGCTTTTGGATACTCGGTAAGAACGTCTTCAAATGACTCAAGGAGGAAATGTTGCCCTTTCCGCTTGCTGAGCCGTCCAACTGTAACCAATTCTTGCGGGCGATGCTCAACATCAGACATTTGATACCCTTCTACATCAACACCATTGGGGATTACAACGATTCGAGAGCGAGGGATTCCATACTGTTCTAACTTTTTCGCGATGTGAGATGTCGGTACGATAATTGCTGTGTAAGAAAACACTCGAAGAATGTTCTGAACTAACAATTGGATAGTCGCAGTTATTGGATCATACGTCCGGTAACATGACCGATCATAGAATTCATGCTGGATCGCAAAAATCGGCACCCTTGCCAGTTTCGCGAAGATTACGGTGAGCGTCGGGTATGGCGTCATGTTCTCGATCACGGCATCGAATTCGTTTCGCAACAGCATCCAAGCAAGGACAGGGATACTCAGAAAAGCAAAGAGGTAGCGTGTTGCGTAGAAACTGGCTGTTGGAAAGCGAAAGAAAAGTGACGGTATGCACGTCACGTGACGTACGTCGTACCCGTCAACCGTTGTCCGCTTCGGGAGCTCTGGATCCGTCTTGCCACAGAGGAGAACGATATCATGGCCTCTCTCAGCCAGTCCCGACATCACCTCATGCGCTCGTTTTTCCCCACCTCCAGCGTCACCAAGTGGCGACGTCTTCGTGATGTAAAGCAGATTCATCTATCGGAATTTATTTCCTTGTTTACGAAACTCATGTCGTTCCTTTGGACCAGGAAGTGTGTAGTATCCGCCGTCTTCAACTGGATTCGATTGAGTCTCAATTTCCCCGGCCTCGACTCGATCAATAACTTCCTTGGCGAGTTCTCCTCCCGTCTTGACGACCTTATTATAGACGTCGTGCATCGTATCGTCGTCCGAGATGGGAAACTTCCGCTGGAGAACGATGTCACCTTCGTCGAGTGCTTCGTTCATGTAGTGAGCAGTCACACCACTGTGGTCTTCGTCATGATACAGTACCCAAAATGCCGTCGCGCGACCGCGGTAATTCGGAAGCAGCGAACCGTGAAGGTTGATCGCTCCGTATTCAGGAATCGACAACAGTTCCGGTCCCAGTTTCTGTCCGCAGCTGATCGAAAGGATTAAGTCGATATTTTGCTCACGGACTTCTGACCGGAATTCTTCACTGTTTACGTCTATCTCTGTCTGGACTGGAATGCCGTTTGCTTTGCAGAGGGACGGAACGGAGTAGTATCGGTCCATGAGTGACTTCTGAATCGTATACGGCAGTGCTCCGAGGAACTTCCCACCTGCAAAGTGAAACCCGTAGCGGAGGAAGACAGCTGGTCCGAACATCCTGTACCGCATCCGTGCTGTTGTCAATAGACCCTCGCCCGGGTGTGGGGCGATCACAACGTTTGAGATATCGTCGGAGTACTCGTCTAACAGTGGCTCCAGATACCGCGGCATGTACATCGGTTCATTCATCGTAAGGAGGAGAACATTCATAGCGCTACCTTGCCGTCGTGAATCTCAGTCAGTGTCACGAACTTGTACCCTCTCGTCCGAAGGTAGCGAACGAGCGTTTTAAAGAGTTTGATAGAGTTACCTAGATTTCGCTTGTGGATCTGGCGTAATGGCGTCGACAGGTTGTCGTGAGACGCCGTCCGATAGAAGTCCTGAAGGTGAGAGTCAATTACGACGACGTTCGGAAGTGGGACGTACTTGAACGACCGGAGATACGGCCGACCGAGGAGTTTTACGTAACTCTGAGAGATTGGGAGCCGAACCCCAGGAATGGCACCGATCGGATACTCCACGATCTGTTCGGTTCCTGGCGGCGAATATGGATGCAGCGGTTTGTCGAGATTGCTATAGATCCCTGGTCGAAACGACGGAAAAATGCTCGAATCAAATTCGAATCCGACAGAATCGAGGTGACGAATTTCTCCAGGCTCGATATTTCCCTGTGGCGCTCGGTATCCTCGGGGTTTTTTCTTGAAGAAAGATTCGAACGCATCGATCCCTTTCGCGACCTCTTCCTCGAAATCGTAACTCTTTGTAATGTCATGGCTGTAAGAATGGAGATGAAATTCAGAGTCTAACTTATCTTGTAGCAAAGCGACATCTTCAGGGAATTTCTCCAGCGTCTTTCCGACTGCGAATACGGTGACTGGGATATCAAGTGAAGAGACGAGTTCAATGAACTCATCAATGTACTCGAAGGTGAGGTGATCGAAACCAGGTTCGTTGAAGTACCAGTCATCTTCTAAATCCAGTGTAAAACACGCTAAGCGCATCTCAGGAGCCAATTTTCGTTTGACCATGATCACCGAATCCAGGTCGTCAAAATCGTCCGCGTCAATCCAACGGCATAGCCGAACTGGGGCTTTTTCGTCTCGCCAGCCTGGCGGGCTTCGATCGTGATGGGCACTTCCTTGATGCGAAGGCCGTTCTTGCGCGCTTCGATGATCAACTCGGGGGCGCTAAACCGCTCTTCGGTCAGTTGCATCTCCTCGAGGCGAGAGCCTCGGATCGCTCGATAGCCGTTCGTACAGTCGGTGATCTCCGCTTTCGTCAGAAGGTTAATCAGCCACGTGAACGCCCAGATCCCGCTCTCGCGAACGAGACTGTTACCCGAGCGATTATCACCCTTGTACCGCGAGCCCATGACGTAGTCGGCCTCCCCATTGATAACGGGTGCCACCAACGCTTCGAGTTCCTCAACAGGGTGCTGGCCGTCGCCGTCCATCGTGACGACGATCGACGCCCCCTGTTCACGGGCGATGTGGAAGCCCGTTTTCAGGGCACCGCCCTGACCCTGGTTGATCGGGTGTTCGACAACCATCGCCCCGTTTCGCCTGGCGTTTTTGACGGTATCATCCGTCGAGCCATCGGAGACGACCAGCGGCTGGACGACGTAGCCATGGATGCGTTCTGGCAATTGCTCGACGACCGAGCGAATCGTTTGACCCTCGTTGTACGCCGGGATCACGATGAAGATCGTGCGTTCGCCACCGTCGGTCTGGGGAGCCTGACTCGCCGAAATGTTCCGAACGAGATCCGACAGTCGTTCGTTTGTCTCCCGAATCGTGACGAGTAAGTAGAGAATAATCGCGAGCGTCGTCAGGTGCGCAAGCAGCGCCAACAGGACGAATCGCTGATTGATATCAAGGACCGTCCCCAGGAGATCGTACAGCCCAGGTAGAATAACGAAGGTCAAAATACCGGCTGCAAGCCCCCCTGCGATGAGCAGGTCGGTCTTGATAAACTGTGTTCGATATCGATTGAATCCCCAACCGAGAAGCGCTACGGCGATGCCTGTGAGCGCGACTGTCACTACGTCCATATGAGCCCCCTATCTGATTTTCCTTGCATGCTCCTGCGAAATCCTACAACATATTGTTATGTTAATCCTCGGTTAAAGCCCTGTCGGTCATCTCATCAATATATGTTTTCTGGTTATCTAGACAGTTAATGGTAACATACTGGTTTTCAGGCCTGACCGATAATGACACCGTCATTGAAGCAACAAGTTTTTGAACCGGTCAAGTCATTCAAAACTTGAGTAACCATGACGATACTCCTCACTGGCGCGGATGGCTACCTCGGGTGGCCGACCGCGCTTCGCATTGCATCGCGAACTGATGACCGCGTCGTCCTCGTCGACAACCTCGCTCGCCGGGCGTGGGTCGAAGAGGTCGGCAGCACGAGCGCCACGCCCGTCGCCGAGCCGGCCGAGCGTCTCGAGGCTGCCCGCGACGTACATGATCTGCACAACCTCTCGTTCGTCGAGGGCGACCTCACGGACAAGGCGTTCGTCGACGAACTCCTCTCGGTCCACGAACCTGAGACGATCGTCCACACGGCCGCCCAGCCCTCGGCGCCGTACTCCCAGATCAACGGCGAGCGCGCGAACTACACCCAGCACAACAACATGCAGGCGACGCGCAACCTGCTGTGGGGGCTCGAAGAACACGACCTGACTGACACACACTTCGTCGAGACGACGACGACCGGCGTCTACGGCGCCCCGGTGTTCCCAATCCCCGAGGGTGGGGCAACGATGGAGAACCAGGGCGAACGCGACGAAGTTCCCTACCCCGCAATGGCGGGCTCGTGGTATCACCTCACCAAGAGCCATGACGCGGCGAATATGCGCCTCGCACACAAGCAGTTCGACATCCCGATCTCCGATGTGAGAACCGCCATCATCTATGGGACCGAAACCGACGAGACGGCCGCCGACGAACGGCTGGCGACCCGGTTTGACTTCGATTACTACTTCGGCGTCGTTGCCCACCGCTTCTGTGCCCAGGCGATCGCTGGCTACCCGATGACCGTCTACGGCAAGGGCGAGCAGCGCAAACCCTTCATCAGCCTCGAGGACGCCGTCGAGGGCCTGACTGAAGTCGCCCTGGCCGACCCGGACGACCGGCCGGCCGACCACGTCGTCTATAACCAGGTCACGCGCGCGATCAGCATCGTCGAGATCGCCGAGACGATCGCCGACGTCTCCGATGAGTTCGACCTCGACGTCGCCGTCGAGCATTTCGAGAACCCCCGCGACGAGGACGAGACCCACAAGATGGAGATCGAAAACGACCGCTATATGGACCTGATCGGCGAGCAGCGCCAGACCTTCGAGGAGGGCATCCGCCAGGTCCTGAACACGCTCGTCGACCGCCAGGAAACGATCACGGCCTACGAGGATCGCTTCCTCCCCGGCGTGCTTGATGACTGGGAGACCGAAGACACAGACGAGGCCGAACTCACCTACGAGGCGAACTGAGGCGCACCCTTTTCTATGCACGTACTTGTTACAGGAGGCTGTGGCTACATCGGCAGCACGCTCATCCCGCGGCTCCAGGCTGATGAGAGGATCCACCGAGTCACGGTCCTGGATTCGCTCGCGACGGGCTCGCCGGCGAATCTCATCGACGCCTGCTTTGCCGAGACGCTGACGTTCGTTCGCGGCGATGTCCGCGATTACGGGACGGTCGAAAACGCGATGCGCGAGGTCGATGGAGTGATCCACCTGGCCGCGATCACGGGGGCAGCGTCCACACACGATCGCGAAGATGAAACTTTTGCCGTCAACCTCGAGGGGACTCGGAACGTCCTAAATGCGGCTCAGAAAAACGATGTCGATCGGGTTGTCTTCGCCTCGTCGTGTAACAATTACGGCCGGGCGACGAGCACCGACATCGATGAACGAACCTCCCCCGACCCGCTGAACCCGTACGCCCGGACGAAACACGAGGGGGAACAGCTCCTCCGAGAGTATATCGACGAGGGTGCGTTTTCTGGGACTGCCCTCCGGATGAGCACCAACTACGGCTACTCA from Natronosalvus rutilus includes:
- a CDS encoding polysaccharide deacetylase family protein gives rise to the protein MVKRKLAPEMRLACFTLDLEDDWYFNEPGFDHLTFEYIDEFIELVSSLDIPVTVFAVGKTLEKFPEDVALLQDKLDSEFHLHSYSHDITKSYDFEEEVAKGIDAFESFFKKKPRGYRAPQGNIEPGEIRHLDSVGFEFDSSIFPSFRPGIYSNLDKPLHPYSPPGTEQIVEYPIGAIPGVRLPISQSYVKLLGRPYLRSFKYVPLPNVVVIDSHLQDFYRTASHDNLSTPLRQIHKRNLGNSIKLFKTLVRYLRTRGYKFVTLTEIHDGKVAL
- a CDS encoding NAD-dependent epimerase/dehydratase family protein, giving the protein MHVLVTGGCGYIGSTLIPRLQADERIHRVTVLDSLATGSPANLIDACFAETLTFVRGDVRDYGTVENAMREVDGVIHLAAITGAASTHDREDETFAVNLEGTRNVLNAAQKNDVDRVVFASSCNNYGRATSTDIDERTSPDPLNPYARTKHEGEQLLREYIDEGAFSGTALRMSTNYGYSPGIRFNLVVNHFVFRALTNRPLTVYGDGTNWRPFIHVQDAARAYHQALCAPDRWADAVYNVGSNDENYRVETIAEIVRDELGAGLEVTYLEDENPGPSYHVNFDRVAQTDFEPQWTVRDGVRDLARRFRSQQHTGDNQMESPIYQTPQEGFSND
- a CDS encoding glycosyltransferase family 2 protein, with amino-acid sequence MDVVTVALTGIAVALLGWGFNRYRTQFIKTDLLIAGGLAAGILTFVILPGLYDLLGTVLDINQRFVLLALLAHLTTLAIILYLLVTIRETNERLSDLVRNISASQAPQTDGGERTIFIVIPAYNEGQTIRSVVEQLPERIHGYVVQPLVVSDGSTDDTVKNARRNGAMVVEHPINQGQGGALKTGFHIAREQGASIVVTMDGDGQHPVEELEALVAPVINGEADYVMGSRYKGDNRSGNSLVRESGIWAFTWLINLLTKAEITDCTNGYRAIRGSRLEEMQLTEERFSAPELIIEARKNGLRIKEVPITIEARQAGETKKPQFGYAVGLTRTILTTWIR
- a CDS encoding glycosyltransferase family 4 protein; this translates as MNLLYITKTSPLGDAGGGEKRAHEVMSGLAERGHDIVLLCGKTDPELPKRTTVDGYDVRHVTCIPSLFFRFPTASFYATRYLFAFLSIPVLAWMLLRNEFDAVIENMTPYPTLTVIFAKLARVPIFAIQHEFYDRSCYRTYDPITATIQLLVQNILRVFSYTAIIVPTSHIAKKLEQYGIPRSRIVVIPNGVDVEGYQMSDVEHRPQELVTVGRLSKRKGQHFLLESFEDVLTEYPKAHLHIVGKGPAMDSLMRTTHDLEIQNSVTFHGFVSHERKRELLNTSDIFVFASRQEGFGLVLLEAMAAGLPVVARSLPVYEDFFQDGTNGHLLNSNDQDTFTNMVQRLLEDRDKLESIRSVNERTAKQFSWDSTVDQTEALLIEAT
- a CDS encoding glycosyltransferase family 4 protein, with product MSNQDPEKNISVLLLAEDFYPKKSGGAFIDWNVAKHLTDCGDNVTVVTTRIAGTKSREAASNVDIRRPFPGSPENTQPNSLYGQLRRILFVFLVFPYLIRLMWNREFDVIYSTNHLFHPLAAVLRVLFGVPLVTFVGYSPSIHDNVSLTDPLVLLERMNFRFFMGDRALCRTPSIEKEISRLSGVPIARLEGIVDPEEVNTAITQEDTVKLPPENETEDTVWLIFVGRLTTLKNPIKAVDLLSNLPEDYSLLLIGHGPQRDAVEDSIHQKSLDERVFLAGQLPHKQTLRAIHGSDLLLLPSKMESYGAVVFEALSLNTPVLATPVGILPSINHPHLTIAQEEEFEKILPKVDLETNTGVDDETLERFSVNRFTREARAHLIKVTS
- a CDS encoding methionyl-tRNA formyltransferase translates to MNVLLLTMNEPMYMPRYLEPLLDEYSDDISNVVIAPHPGEGLLTTARMRYRMFGPAVFLRYGFHFAGGKFLGALPYTIQKSLMDRYYSVPSLCKANGIPVQTEIDVNSEEFRSEVREQNIDLILSISCGQKLGPELLSIPEYGAINLHGSLLPNYRGRATAFWVLYHDEDHSGVTAHYMNEALDEGDIVLQRKFPISDDDTMHDVYNKVVKTGGELAKEVIDRVEAGEIETQSNPVEDGGYYTLPGPKERHEFRKQGNKFR
- a CDS encoding NAD-dependent epimerase/dehydratase family protein translates to MTILLTGADGYLGWPTALRIASRTDDRVVLVDNLARRAWVEEVGSTSATPVAEPAERLEAARDVHDLHNLSFVEGDLTDKAFVDELLSVHEPETIVHTAAQPSAPYSQINGERANYTQHNNMQATRNLLWGLEEHDLTDTHFVETTTTGVYGAPVFPIPEGGATMENQGERDEVPYPAMAGSWYHLTKSHDAANMRLAHKQFDIPISDVRTAIIYGTETDETAADERLATRFDFDYYFGVVAHRFCAQAIAGYPMTVYGKGEQRKPFISLEDAVEGLTEVALADPDDRPADHVVYNQVTRAISIVEIAETIADVSDEFDLDVAVEHFENPRDEDETHKMEIENDRYMDLIGEQRQTFEEGIRQVLNTLVDRQETITAYEDRFLPGVLDDWETEDTDEAELTYEAN